Proteins found in one Miscanthus floridulus cultivar M001 chromosome 4, ASM1932011v1, whole genome shotgun sequence genomic segment:
- the LOC136550792 gene encoding GTPase activating protein 1-like has translation MPESQGTYLRALLPCRRRRKPRRPAPIGTQQIVDVVVGESKKELPPAGESEQMSSLPGGFLSVRVLRGINLVSCDAKGSDPYVVLSLDGQKLKTSVIKKTVNPVWNEDLTLAVMDASAPIKLEVFDKDTFSKDDMMGDAEFDIEALVQIIQMDLEDIRSGTVVRTVRPGGKDCCLADESHIIWDKDQVVQDLLLKLRNVNTGVVHLQLKWVTIPG, from the exons ATGCCTGAATCACAAGGGACGTACCTACGTGCTCTTCTTCCTTGCCGGCGACGAAGGAAACCGCGTCGTCCTGCGCCGATTGGAACACAGCAGATCGTTGACGTCGTCGTCGGTGAATCGAAGAAGGAGTTGCCGCCGGCAGGTGAGAGCGAGCAGATGTCTTCGCTGCCAGGAGGCTTCCTGTCCGTGCGCGTCCTGCGAGGGATCAACCTTGTCAGCTGTGACGCCAAGGGCAGTGACCCCTACGTCGTGCTCAGCCTCGATGGTCAG AAACTAAAGACGAGTGTGATCAAGAAGACGGTGAACCCGGTGTGGAACGAGGATCTGACCTTAGCAGTCATGGACGCGTCAGCACCCATCAAGCTA GAGGTTTTCGACAAGGACACGTTCAGCAAGGACGACATGATGGGAGACGCGGAGTTCGACATCGAGGCGCTGGTGCAGATCATACAGATGGACCTGGAGGACATCCGCAGCGGCACCGTCGTCCGAACCGTGCGCCCCGGCGGCAAGGACTGCTGCCTCGCCGACGAGAGCCACATCATCTGGGACAAAGACCAGGTCGTGCAGGACCTCCTGCTCAAGCTCAGGAACGTCAACACCGGCGTCGTCCACCTGCAGCTCAAATGGGTCACCATCCCAG GCTGA